cattttatttattcaattttgatgtttatgtacaactcaagacctaaaatgaCAATTTTGTGAAGTCTTATTTTAAGCGATTGTACATCTTCGAAGGCTTGGTCATACATGTAAGTCAGTATGCTGTCAAAGACCAAACCCAAGGAGATTTTGTcccaaattttatttcattttagttagttttttaagCACTGAATACGGTTTTAGTTTTTCGTTTTTGTGTGTGAAGCCTAGTTTTTACttagtttcagttaacaaaaatgacttttaagcATGATAGAAATAATGGTAATGATATAAAATGGCTCTCAAACAGAATCCAGATATGATCATACTCGTAAAAGAGCCGGCTCGTTCATGAATGACCCGTCACTAATATGTTACAGTAAATGTTTTGTTTCCAGGCTCCTTCCCATtagaaacaactgaaaaacctCTGCAAATGTAcactttattcatcattatttgATTTGGTTAATTCTGTATTTAACTTAGCCCCAGTGAAAGACAAAAGACAGGATacgggtttgaatctggcctgtgacactttcccacatgtctttgcccagctctctcatccctgtttccaactatGCTCACTGTTCCCctcaataaagacagaaaagtcaAGGATACAGTAGGGTGAattagtgaaaataaaaacctctaaAATCTTCTTTGAATCAATAATGTTTGACTAATATCTCATGCTAGTCTTGTCAGTTAATGTATGCTGTCCTTCAGTGTCACATCAACAAATTGCTTATTTTgcagaaaaggggaaaacaagatgTGTTCTGCTTTACCATCTGCCTTAACATTGCAGCATTTACATTAAGCTGTAAGTTGACGTTTACACTTAATGTTACAGAATAGTAATGTCAGCTGTTGCAGTCTACCCAGACCAAACATACATTTACAAACAGcaaacaggaaatgtcagagacaacaacaataaataGTCAGTATGTAGACCGAGATGCTCATTAACACGTCAACCCCCTCATGTTGCCCCTTTAGTAATGACACACCCGGAGTCAGGcagattaaaatgttaaaaaaacaaataagataCACAGAGTTGCATTACAGATTACATTATAAGTCTACATTTATGAGACTACTATCAAAGTTTAACAGCCTGATGGCAGAAGGAataaaaagccttaaaataaCGATTTGTTCTCCTACAGGGTGCGATAAAGCAGCAGCCTGAGGTCATTTAAGTAAACTGAGAGGACAAGATGTTGGGAAATTATTTCTTTAGCCTTTTGGACCACCTGCCCCTCCCACAAAGAATGTAGAtctctctgctgtgtttatTATTTTGGTGGAGATTTTATTAACACATTAAGGACTGTTCTTACATTATGCTAACGTGTGGTTCCTATAATTAACCATTGGTTCAGGAAACAGAATGAAAAATCCCCCTGATTATGATGCAGATATCTTGAGTTGCTCTTGCAGACATCCCAAGCAGACCTTTTAAAATGCTGAAGTAAGAAAACTAAGGTCACATTTGCTCCGTAACCAACAGAAAAGACTTGGCCATGCACGTCAAAGTTTGTCTAATCAGAAACAGCCCAGCAGCAGAGGGGGCTGTGTGACTGGTGGGTCAGTGTCACAATCAGAGATTTGTTCTGTGCCCATTTCCTTGAACCGAAAAGTAAACTGGTtataagggcaaaaaagttaTTATTGATCAATTTCTTGTCTTTGACCTCTCGAATGTGAAAAACAGTTTGAAGGGAGTCAATATTTTAATGACCCATAATCAGCAATTTTATATTCACAATATATCCCCTCCTACAGCTCTACATGTGTCTTCTTCAgcttcagaagtttttgatggaaaaaactaaaaaaaatctcacattttGCTACATGCTCAGctttataaagtaaaaaagcACAGATTGCACATTACATTTAAAGTTGAGCATTTAGCAGCTTAAACAGCAagtatttaatgttttgagCTAATAGAGACAACAAGCAAAGCTGTAGAAGTGTTGAATTAGCAGGCTGATGCAGACATGACTCCCATTGAATGATATGCCATTCTCTGTCAGCTGGTGTGTAAATAAGCACATCAACATAACTAGTGATAGCTGGCACTAAGcagccaaaagaaaaaatagaacaGGTCAGATGGGAAACCCGATTTTTGTATCTGGATGAGACTGCTCCTGGTTTAAGAAAGGTTGGATAAAAAAGTAGTTTGGAGGTTATTCATACACATacacatccatacacaccatcccgcggacttcgatcttcagacaccagcctactttccatgcccaaaacccaACTCCGAACCTTTGGAGACAGAGCTTTCAGTGCTGCaacccccaccctctggaacactctgcctgcagacatctgtagcgctccatctctggacattttcaaaaaaccgTCTCAaacaccacctgttcaccacagcctatggtcttcactaaaccaccccttacacccTTCCTACCcatcacatagtttgtccatgtcttatGTGTTTcttgtaaagcgtccttgggtttcttgaaaggtgtTATATAAATtccagatattattattattattattattattattattattattataattatttaccTTCTTAAAAAGTTTTTGGTAGAATTTATGTTACCATCAGTTAATTGTTCAGTGCTAATTTTCCTCCCTATCCTAGCCACGGACCCCCAGTGAGGCCAGACGATTCTACACAGGTCGACCCGTTCATTTGGACAAGATCCTGATGAGTAAGGTGAAGGTGCCCCACACGTTTGCTGTCCACTCATACACACGACCGACGGTGTGTCAGTACTGCAAAAGGCTGCTCCGAGGACTCTTCAGGCAGGGCCTGCAGTGCAAAGGTGATGATAAGGAGCCATTCACAAAAGTCAAGTTAGATGCAGAATATTAGCTTAATCCTGTTGGACTGCAAATAATCTGATTAGAATTAATGATGTGTTCTGTTCCTCCATAGACTGCAAGTTCAACTGTCATAAACGCTGTGCATATAAGGTCCCTAATGACTGCCTCGGGGAGACAATCGGAGGTGAGAGAAGATATCTTTCAGTGAAGTTTCATTAAagtctatttttaattttcaaatggcTCTTTTAACCCTGCATGCTTCCGCTGTCAGAGCCAgattacttttaaaatcatatatGATGCAATACATTATCTAACAAGACTCAAACTCACTGCCACTaatgtttttatcttctcaGAAAACAGAAGTAACTGTGGTAAGTATCATCTGTGCTCAGTGCTGATGCATGTACTCTTCTGTTGTAGTAATAGCATTAGCCAGTAGCACTTTTCACAACATTTTACACATATAATACACctccagaaaaaaaatatacatcacTGCAGAAATGTGTTATTCTCTGGATTTCGTACTCTGTTCATATCTGTGCTTCATTGTATATatgtaaagacaaaaaaagtaatTTGCACAAAATACTAGTATGTCAGCATTGGTAGAATTCACAGATCATTGTTTGGTGGAATAAAGACACACCCCAAATTTCCCATGAAAGCATCTTAAAATGTATGTAAGCCATTTCTAATCCAGAGTCTGATGACCATGATAAGCTGTTTAAAAGTTTGAGCTgctagccttttttttttttttttaaagaaaaagccCATTTCTGCAGTGATCTTTTAGTATTTCCTAAACTGTTGTCTGTTAAAGTCTCACAGAACTCATCCCATTTTCTTGCCCTCTTGTCCTTGTAGACATGCTCAGCCCCAGCACAGACCCTGAGGTGCCAATGGACTACAGCTCCGAGTACGACCCTGCAGACAAATCATCAATGGACGACTCAGACGAGGCCTGCAGCATCCCTGGCTCCTTCTCCCCTGACAACATCCAGGATGGCACCAGTGGAGACCAGAAGTATGTGGAAATGaatcaaaatgaaagcaatGCAGAAGGGTACCGTTAAGGACCTTTATATAGATATGGCACATCAATAGTTGAAGGTCATCAATCAGAacacaaatgtgacattttcatggaaagtttttactgttttaaggCAAGAAATAAACTCAAAAGGTACTTTTAGtaaaattttgtgaaaaaattAAGTATGTTTTGATATAGGCTAAGTCCTACCAGGTTTTTGAAATGGTGTCTTTTCCATTTGAAAATCAAAGTGAGCTAATTTGGACAAAAATGACATAGTTATATATATTCAGAGTGGATTCTGGGACATTTAGAGCTTGTATTGTATTTAATGTACGGCAGTTAGTTATACTCAACTAAATAGCTATTTGAATTAGTGAAGCTAAAATAGCTTTAGCAATCAGAGGTTTAGCAAATACTGCTGAAGGTAATGTAGTTATGTAATTTAAGTAAATAACATGGCTTTGTAGcatacatacagtcatggacgaaagtattggtaCCCCcagaatttttacagaaaatacaccatttctcccagaaattgttgcaatcacaaatgtttttgtatacacatttatttcatttatgtgcattggaacaacagaataaaacagaagaaaaaagccgaaattgacataattttacacaaaactcaaaaaatgagcCGGACAAAATCGTTGGTTCCCCTTAACCTAATATTTGGTTGTGCACGCTTGGGAAagaataactgaaaccaatggcTTCGTATAACCATCAtgaagcttcttacacctctcaactggatttttggaccactcttcttttgcaaactgctccaggtctctcagatttgaagggtgccttcttgcaacagcaattttgagatctctccgtagatgttcaatgggatttagatccagactctcattgctggccacttcagagcTCTCCAGCGcattgtctccaaccatttcttggtgctttttgaagtatgtttggggtcattgtcctgctggaacacccaagacctctgacgcagacccagctctctgacactaggccctacattgtggtccaaaatcttttgatagtctccagatttcatgatttctTGCACACATTCAAgacacccagtgccagaggcagcaaaacaaccccaaaatctttgaacctccaccatgtttgactgtaggtactgtgttcttttctttctaggcctcattccattttctgtaaacagcagaatgacgtgcttttccaaaaagctctaccttagtctcatctgtccacaaaatgttctcccagaaggattgaggcttactcaggtacatttttgcaaactccagtctggcttttttaagtctctttgtcagcagtggggttctcctctgtctcctgtcatagggcttcatctcattcagacgACAgtgtatggtccgagctgacacttttgcaccctgagtctgcaggacagcctgaatttgtgaggaagttgactgaggatgtttatccatcattgcaactatcctgcgttgtattcttttgtcaatttttctctttcgtccacatccagggagattagccacagttccatgggttataaacttcttgattatattacgcacagtggacaaaggaatttcaagatctctggagatggtcttgtaaccttgagagtgttcatatttttccacaattttgcttcttaagccctcagacaattctgggctcttctttctcttctccatgcttggtgtaacacacacaggaacacaacacaaaggttgagtcagcttttatacattctaactggcttcaggtgtgatttttaaattgccagcacctgttactgccacaggtgagtttaaataagcatcacatgcttgaaataaaatgatttacccacaattttaaaagggtgccaataattttgtccggcccatttttttgagttttgtgtaaaaataatgtcaattttggctttttctgctgttttgtgtgtgtgtgtgtgtgtgtgggtgtgggtgtgtgtgtgtgtgtgtgttgttcaAATGCACGtacatgaaataaacatgtgaacaccaaaacattttgtaattgcaacattttctgggagaaatggtgtattttctgtaaaaattccgggggtgccaatactttagtccatgactgtagctaacattagctttgtagctttgttagtaGGCTATGAGCTTCATGAGCTTTAGCAGTGAAGAAGCTAAATTGCTACACTGGCTACATAACTTACACAGCTAACTGAGTTATGGAATCTATGAATGCTACATTTGCTGCGTTAGAAatttttcatggaggatgagcttttttcccTGTAAGTAGTTCACTTTGCTGTGTTAAACGtgttgtaattaggttttgcaggtcaggtttttaactttacctttggtatcctaacccttaccttaaaaCTTACCCTTATCTAACTCAaagtttaattcaattttactttgaaagtttgAACTCATTTCTGTTCCGACgaaaatgaaaacttttcttCTTAAAATGGTATGAGCTGGTGTTGTTCATTGTTTGTTTCATAAAGTCATTGGCAGGCCAACTGAACTGAACTTAACTGTAAGGCCAGTACTGTCTGATAGTGTATCTGtgcctggacaaaaatgttcctcaacatttATAATCAgctaatttaaaaagttaacacTCGATGTATCATCTATGGTACATAGCAAAATACTTACATGCATACTACATTATGCAATgtattattcatttttacaactctacaaagctttattttctggcagttatttaattatttagtcCTTCCTGGATCTGACCTTCTGAGTGGTACCCTTCTTCATTCAGTGCTAACATCCCGCTGATGAGAGTGGTGCAGTCAGTGAGACAAACAACACGTCGATCCAGCACGGCTATCAAGGAAGGATGGATGGTTCACTACAGCAATAAGGACACACTGGTAAAAAGTGTTACCCATAATTCTCAGTGCctctgtccttgtttttttCACCATATGAACTTATTCAAGATGCTTCACCTTAAATTCCTCACTTACTTTTCTTTGATTTACTGCAAAAAGACTATTTAGTTTGCACTCTCTCTAAACCATAAAGTCCTTCTCATCACTGGTCTATTTACTCTGTTAGGACCCTGTTCATTATGTTTCTGCTTTTATGTGTCACATCGCTtccctttttcatatttgtgaGTGCAtacatgtgtatgtgtgggaaAGAACCTGACTCaccctgaaaacaaaacagcactCAGCTGTTGATGTTTTGTCAAAGTGTAGCTAAAAgcacattttctgcctttttctttgttcagttCTTTTTAAATGGATTTCAGAAAAACTTCTCTGCCTCTCTTGTCTTGTTCTTGCTTGTTATTTCTTCTCTGGCTTCACTAAtacttctctcttttctcttgtctctctgttgtttctcatttttccTCCTGCAGCTTGTTCTTCTGCTCATCCTGCTTCTCATCTCTCCTTTCATGTTGGACATCAACTTTGATCTTGAATGCATCCATATAGAGCCCTGAATGTTGCTGAAATCTGTGCCCCACCCTTCACATTCTGTCTCTCCTCCTGACCTTAAATGACCCTCCTCATAAAAACTTGCTCCACTCCCAACAGAGGAAGAGGCACTACTGGCGCCTGGACTGTAAGTGCATCATCCTCTTCCAGAACAACACCTCCAACAAGTACTACAAGGTAAATGAGCAAAGCATGATAAGAAAGAtgcaatgtatttttttatagttTGATTTTTTGAACATGATTCAGCGCTCCCATCTTCCTGCAGGAAATCCCTCTGTCTGAGATTCTGGAGGTTAACCCTGCCTGTAACTTCGCCCTTGTCCCCACTGGCACAAACCCTCACTGCTTCGAACTCATCACAGGCACCATGTGTTATTTTGTAGGGGAGGACCCAAACACTCTCCCACCTTTGTCCCCCAAAAATACCCAGCCTCTCCCACCTCAAACCCCTCCTTCCCCCAGTCAAGTAGCTCCCAACAGCGGCATTGGCCGTGAGGTGGCCAAGGCGTGGGAGACCGCCATTCGCCAGGCACTCATGCCGTCTATATTTCAGGATGCACCAGCGGAGGGGAACACACCTCACAGTGAGTTCAGAGTGGgcaaatgcatgtttttaaatcttgtcaattagctagcattagcatagttgtttaaagttaataaaaccAATTCAGTGTCGGTTAAGAAATGCTTTGTAACTGGATATTCTtcacaaatacaacaaaatacaaatataaaagcCTAAAACACAGTTTTCAATAAATGGCTGATAAAGCTtaaatttaaacttttggtatcataacccttaccctaacctaaacagaagtttaatctgattttaatttgaaacttttagtgtgtgtctgttctgacagatgtgGCACATAGCCAATCAGTTTTAAGGATTTTAGGATGGCTTATCAGAGTTCAGGAGAGTCCTGAGACCTTGCTACCGCTGGATCCCTGCATAGGAACTAATTTATATTCACCAGAGAGTTGTTGTGCTGATAGCTTATCTAAATatacagacacaaaacaagctTATAAGAGTATTAGTGCTTAAAGTATCGCTGTACAGGTGATTCTGAGCAGAATATCATAAAAAGTTCATTTATTTGCCATGATTTAAATCCGAAAATAAAACTTACAGGAAAGATTTGTGGGAAATGCATTACGTTTGTATGATTATTACATCAAAAGTTGGAGATTTGTGTCACatttatggtttattttggCCGTGAGTTATTACATTTGCAGGTGTTACGTTAATCCACAGTCACTGTTAGTGCACTAAAAATACCAGAAACACACAACCACACCAACAGTCTGCACAAAGTGAGGGAATCATAGAGTTTTTTTACAGAATATCTAATGGTCAAGCTATTACAGGGTCTGTAAAAGGGGTATTACAATGTTTTATCAAGATgtaaatgatgattaaaatgatgacataaGGCTGTGGGAAATCCTCATTCAATGAGAGCAGACTCCTTTAGTAGGTGGTCTTACCAGAAATGTAGTTTGCTTAGTTCAGAATGAAAGCAAGTCTCATCTTTAACTTTCTCAAATGGATAgttgatttttaagatttaaataataCACAACTTTGAAGTCAAAGCAGCCTCATAATCGGTGAATTCTCCTCATTGTAATATTTCAGGACAAGCCTCTATCAGCATATCAGTGTCCAACAGTCAAATCCAAGAGAATGTGGTAAGACTTTTTGACTTCTTCagacatttccttttttaagcaAATTAAACCGTGATGTGATTATGCATTAATGACATGTTGCTGTCCTACAGGATATTGGTACAGTGTACCAGATTTTTGCTGATGAAGTGCTTGGATCGGGACAGTTTGGAGTTGTGTATGGAGGTACGTTGATCTTTTTCCAGTGAGAATAGCCATGTATTTTCTGCTTAATATTTTCAGGGTTGAAATTCAGCAGATGGGTCACTGGCTTAGTTAAGCAGTTAGATTGTGTGCCCCTGGGGTTGAGGCCGAATGCCTCCCTTCACACTTTCTACCAAATGAACTTTCTGTTCTGTCTCATAGTGTAGTGCCAAATTTTATACAAATGTGGGGCTGGACTGATGGTAATACAAATACACAATACACAATAGACAAAACATATACAATAAAGGACAGCTGacttttcctttgttttctaCAAGGTTCTTCCTTCTTTCCTCAAAATGTGTTGACTTGTTAACTGtgttaaaaatccaaaataacaatttcagctctatttttctaagttgacagaacatttaaaattttatgtaGACAATATTCAATCATTCAAAGGATTTGTTGTAATTGTACTAAAATTATTGACagtcatcccttaatctgcagtattttcccagaatgcctatGAGTATtagcaccatgagtgaagttactgactcagttggAGAAGTCCCATCAGTTGGGAGTAATCACAGTAAAAAATTGATGAtatactgaacatgatggaagagggCTTCCTGGTTTAGAATGCATCATTTAGTTACTGTCTCCTTTAGTCTTTTAAGTTGGCCTTCCTTAAGCTgcataaatattgaaaattaaaatatatggTAGATATAAGGTAAAATTCCAGTGGATATATAGCACatagttttaagaaaaatacttagcattttattttgagctggatttaaacagaattttaaagcatagagaaagtttccacagtgtagtttaacttcAGACTGTCAAGTTAACCCAAGATAAAGTGATcattactttattttcattactttaaaaaattaatataatcagtttcaacaaaaacatattttcagcatatttggttttacagtgtacatATTCATAACATTGGTTTTGTATTTACACTGCTTTGCTtgtgcttctttttttgtttgtagagaaaaataatgaatagAGAAACAGTACACCATTCATGAATGATTGCTGCTGCTTTAAAGTGATCTGAGTAAAGTTCTACTGCACTGCAGAGTCAGGTTAGGTTAGCTAAATAAGCATGCAGGCTTTCATAATGCAAGAGACATGCACCAGCACATCTTGGTATTTTTGGTGTATTGGGTTGCACTCGCATACCCTGGGacataaaatcttaaaatcttttcttttaTACTAAGTAGAATGGATCTGTGGGAACTGAGGcgatctttttttctgctgctgcatcattttttctttcatgatGAGTCACACAAAGAGCATCTTTAATTTAGTGCAGTACTATTTTAAGATACACCAGAGCCCAGTCTGTGTCTACATATGTGTATGTTGGGTTCAGTTCAAAATCAACTGTGTTAATAACTCTGTATATCTTCATCAGGGAAGCACAGGAAAACAGGGCGGGATGTAGCTGTCAAAGTCATTGATAAGCTTCGATTTCCAACCAAGCAGGAGAGCCAGCTGAGAAACGAGGTGGCCATACTGCAGGTAAACAGCCACATTTTACACACAGATTTAGACAAAGTAACAGGTGCTTTAGCTGTTggtttttagaaataaattggaaaaaaaagaagacaaaagctGATATTTCTTGTAGACTTATGTGACAGTATATGCGTATTGTTACGATTTGTATTCATTCTATTTTACTGTGAGTCTCAGTATTGTTCCATCATTTCTGAaaggatgaataaaaaataaatctcttgAATAATTAGGAGATTATTAGTGTCAACCAAACAAACCTAAAGTTGGTCTTTTAAAAGGGAAGGGATATTATCTGTCTTTATTATTTTGAGTTTCTTAGCAGATATGgtctaaaaactgaaaatatgagatacctCAAGACACCGTATCAAGAGAATTAAAGGGATAAAAGTAGAACGTGCTGAAAACAATGTGGCTCTACAGAAGCTAATCACTTCCAAATATTTTGGGACGGTATAAGGTTAGGCTTGATATGGAAAGGTTGTCACAGAACACtgacaaattattttaaaaacatcccacATGTTGTGGGTCTTTGTTTAGGCTACATTCCTAGTCTGAAAAAGAGGGATAAAACtattacactgttgtaaaagtGATTAAATTCACATGTATTTCATTATGTACACCACATATTTTCTTATAACTCCAcctgaaaacatcaaaaatatttaatgtatgAATTAATTTAAGCAGAAATTTGGCTCACAGGGAGCGCAGGTGGCGTACTGGTTTGaggcgcaccccatgtacgcGACGGGCtcaggttcgaatccagcctgaggccctttgccgcatgtctctcccccgctgtCTCCCCTCTGTTTcaaactctatccactgtccttcatctatcaaataaaggcacaaaaatgccctaaataagtcttaaaaaaaagaaaagaaaagaaaaagaaatatggctaacattaaaaacacaaaaccagtTATTAACCACAGAAGTATAATAAAACTCTTATAACTTCAAAAATCACACCTGTTTTACTATTTATACCTTGAAAATGTCCATAAATTAGCAATATTCATCATTGTACCATCAGTATGGTTGCTAGATAAAATGgccttatatatatatattgagtatatactctctctctctctctctctctctctctctctctctctatatatatatatatatatatatatatatagtgtgtgtgtatgtatgtatatagaCTTTTTTACACCCCTAAATGGGCGTTTGCCCAAATATggtttgtcctttttttttttacactaaaatcaaattaattgaTAGAAAtcctaaacaaacaaaccctatTATGATTTAGCATTACTATTCACCTTTATAATGTGTACGTTTCATCAACCTATTATGGTTGGTTATGATGTTGGAGCCATTTGCATGCAGGAAGTCGACTGAAATTACCATATATGGTCCCTTGCTCCATAAAGGGTTaacttttctggaaaaaaatagcTAATACTCACACTTCAACCACAATATAAACTCAACCAAACAGCAGAATCACACTTTAAAATTCCAGTGATTAAACTTTTGCCTCATTCATTTCAGTATCCCAAAATAGTGACACAAATGCAGTTTTTCAGTGAAGATGACATTTTTAAGATCATGTTGGTTGCCTGCTTCAATCAAAGGTTGAATGATTGAGAGGggtgtcactttaaatgaaggtgacacaaagaattgtgggtcatcttctcttctctcctttggtaaagaATGGTCGAGTGTATCCTgtgctaaaggagataataaaggaagaAGTACAGCTCCTTTCTTTACCTCCTTATGGAGAGTTCAAACAGCTCTTATCATGGCTGAAACTCAAATGATTCTGGGTCATTTACCTCAGTTAGGTAACCTTTCTAAGCAAAAAAAGACTATTCAAATGGACTTTTCATGTCCCTTTCCCCCTTTGAAGTGGAACATTATAGACTCCTTTAGTTCTAATGTGAATAGTTAAAGATGTTAATTTGTGTGATAGGCATATGCAAGAAAACAAATACTTAAAAGGTCAGTTGCAGTGGAAGCATGCATTGCACGTATGTTAAATATATTGGTATTTTGTTGTAGGTTGACAAGGATCAATTCTGTATACTCATATGAAGGACTGATGGGCTGTATGAGAGCTGGCTGGATACACAAAACATGTGgcttaaaaattttttttcctctgcatagACACCTGAAATCTGGAAAAAGGTCTTACTGTGAAAAGCTGATGATTGATGATGTGCATTATATTATACACCAGCAGATGGAGACAGAGGTGCAGCAGTCAGTCTGCACACTCTTTGGATCTGTCCCCATAATA
This region of Cheilinus undulatus linkage group 2, ASM1832078v1, whole genome shotgun sequence genomic DNA includes:
- the prkd2 gene encoding serine/threonine-protein kinase D2 isoform X3, translating into MLFGLVRQGLKCDGCGLNYHKRCAFSIPNNCSGARKRRLSTTSLSSSQSLRLSTTESVYSVGTASTCSEEASLVRSHTQMPRTPSEARRFYTGRPVHLDKILMSKVKVPHTFAVHSYTRPTVCQYCKRLLRGLFRQGLQCKDCKFNCHKRCAYKVPNDCLGETIGENRSNCDMLSPSTDPEVPMDYSSEYDPADKSSMDDSDEACSIPGSFSPDNIQDGTSGDQNANIPLMRVVQSVRQTTRRSSTAIKEGWMVHYSNKDTLRKRHYWRLDCKCIILFQNNTSNKYYKEIPLSEILEVNPACNFALVPTGTNPHCFELITGTMCYFVGEDPNTLPPLSPKNTQPLPPQTPPSPSQVAPNSGIGREVAKAWETAIRQALMPSIFQDAPAEGNTPHRQASISISVSNSQIQENVDIGTVYQIFADEVLGSGQFGVVYGGKHRKTGRDVAVKVIDKLRFPTKQESQLRNEVAILQSLRHLGIVNLECMFETPEKVFVVMEKLHGDMLEMILSSEKGRLPERLTKFLITQILVALRHLHFKNIVHCDLKPENVLLASADPFPQVKLCDFGFARIIGEKSFRRSVVGTPAYLAPEVLLNQGYNRSLDMWSVGVIMYVSLSGTFPFNEDEDINDQIHNAAFMYPPNPWKQISSDAIDLINNLLQVKMRKRYSVDKSLSHSYLQDYQTWLDLRELETKLGGRYITHESDDSRWQMFAHEHNLPYPAHLVPPPPAPASDDEEGGEDADVQGLTERVSIL